CATAAAAATCCGTTCAATATCAGGAGCGCCGCACCCGCTGCAAAGCCGAACACTGACCGCTCCTGCCGGCGCTGAAAAAAACGCGCGGACTCATACCCGATCAGCAGAAACGTACAGGACAATACACTTCTCACCGCCATATGCAGAAGCGAACCCACCGTCATCAGGCCCAAATTATGCTCCCAGCCTTCCCAGCTGAGAATCGGCGAAAAATAAAAGATCAGCAGACCGGTAACTGCAAACGAAGCCGCCGTCTTTCTCTCGCTTGTCCTCTTTCGTACCCACAGAAATAAAATCTCCCCGAAAAATAAGGTCGGCAGAAACCAGAGCACCGACACGCCACGCAGGGTCACACTGTAAATGAAAAACTTCCACAGATCCGGGAATTCCAACAATTCGGGCTGAAAGATACAGGTACATATGTTAATGACCATATAGATCAGACTGAACGTGGCATACGGAAGCAGCAGCCCCTTCGCTTTTCGGTATATGATATGTCCCATCTCTTTCCGCTCTTCCTGCGTAATCCGGAGCAGAATGCCGGAGATAATAAAAAACAGCGGCATATGGAACGAAGCGATCACATGATAAGTCGGCGAAAAATAAGGCTTATAGTCAATGGTCTGCACCGAACCAATCAGATGTCCTGCCACCATCAGCACGATGCCGGCTCCTTTTGCCATGTCCAGATAAGTGATGCGTTTTTTCAGATTCATGGATACTCCCCTGCAACTGTTACTTATGAATTGAGTATACTAC
The sequence above is a segment of the Lachnospiraceae bacterium JLR.KK008 genome. Coding sequences within it:
- a CDS encoding acyltransferase — protein: MNLKKRITYLDMAKGAGIVLMVAGHLIGSVQTIDYKPYFSPTYHVIASFHMPLFFIISGILLRITQEERKEMGHIIYRKAKGLLLPYATFSLIYMVINICTCIFQPELLEFPDLWKFFIYSVTLRGVSVLWFLPTLFFGEILFLWVRKRTSERKTAASFAVTGLLIFYFSPILSWEGWEHNLGLMTVGSLLHMAVRSVLSCTFLLIGYESARFFQRRQERSVFGFAAGAALLILNGFLCFLNGDVDLNFMVFDNFLLYTLCACIGSFGVILICKHMYCSRLLLFFGTNSLVIMATHMEFKVMMDSIRFSYWLNQYVTRAKEWVLFLTMAVFITVVEAGIVFLYNHYLYFLIGKEKPERTRQTHGRTKSEQVSRF